A part of Variovorax sp. HW608 genomic DNA contains:
- a CDS encoding L-iditol 2-dehydrogenase — protein sequence MSGRLAERHVLITGAGGGIGLAIAAACLAEGARCTLSDLAARPSEGVEQLRRKYPQALAYVETDVTQAPSVGGMLYAARAAHGTIHTLVNNAAIFDMAPLLQSDEASFDRLFAVNVRGMFFVMQRVLQHMIDEGVKGGSVINMASQAGRRGEALVSHYCATKAAVISYTQSAALAMAPHGIRVNAISPGVVDTPMWNHVDSLFAKFQNLPPGEKKRRVGLEVPLGRMGAPDDIAGAAVFLASDEARYITAQTLNVDGGNVMS from the coding sequence ATGAGCGGCCGTCTCGCAGAGCGCCATGTGCTGATCACCGGTGCGGGCGGCGGCATCGGGCTCGCGATCGCCGCGGCCTGCCTCGCCGAGGGCGCGCGCTGCACGCTGTCGGACCTCGCGGCGAGGCCTTCCGAAGGCGTGGAGCAGCTGCGCCGCAAATATCCGCAGGCGCTCGCCTACGTCGAGACCGACGTGACGCAGGCGCCGTCGGTCGGCGGCATGCTCTATGCGGCGCGCGCGGCGCACGGCACGATCCACACGCTGGTCAACAACGCCGCGATCTTCGACATGGCGCCGCTGCTGCAAAGCGACGAGGCCTCGTTCGACCGCCTGTTCGCGGTCAATGTCCGGGGCATGTTCTTCGTGATGCAGCGGGTGCTGCAGCACATGATCGACGAGGGCGTGAAAGGGGGCTCGGTCATCAACATGGCCTCGCAGGCCGGCCGGCGCGGCGAGGCGCTGGTGTCGCACTACTGCGCGACCAAGGCAGCGGTGATCAGCTACACGCAGAGCGCCGCGCTCGCGATGGCGCCGCACGGCATCCGCGTGAACGCGATCTCGCCGGGCGTGGTCGACACGCCGATGTGGAACCATGTCGATTCGCTCTTCGCGAAATTCCAGAACCTCCCGCCGGGCGAGAAGAAGCGCCGGGTCGGCCTCGAAGTCCCTCTCGGCCGCATGGGTGCCCCCGACGACATCGCGGGCGCCGCCGTATTCCTCGCGAGTGACGAGGCCCGCTACATCACCGCGCAGACACTCAACGTCGACGGTGGTAACGTCATGAGCTGA
- a CDS encoding carbohydrate ABC transporter permease, which translates to MSDQSRLPLLLRTAAAWLATLLLFFPLGWLLLTSFKTELQAIHVPPLVFFEPTLENFTEVQRRSDYLLFAKNSVITSIGSTIIGLAIAAPAAYSMAFFRTRRTRDILMWMLSTKMMPAVGALVPIYVIAQTAGLLDTRTALTIVFTLSNLPIMVWMLYTSYKDIPPEILEAARMDGANLWTEFRHVVLPLSIGGLASTGLLCLILSWNEAFWALNLSSAKAGTLATMMASYSSPEGLFWAKLSAASVMAIAPIVVFGWFSQKQLVQGLTFGAVK; encoded by the coding sequence ATGTCTGACCAAAGCCGCCTCCCCCTGCTGCTTCGCACGGCCGCCGCGTGGCTCGCGACGCTGCTGCTCTTCTTCCCGCTCGGCTGGCTGCTGCTGACCTCGTTCAAGACCGAGCTGCAGGCGATCCACGTGCCGCCGCTCGTCTTCTTCGAGCCGACGCTGGAGAACTTCACCGAAGTTCAGCGGCGCAGCGACTACCTGCTGTTCGCCAAGAACTCGGTCATCACGAGCATCGGCTCGACGATCATCGGCCTCGCGATCGCCGCGCCGGCCGCGTATTCGATGGCCTTCTTCCGCACCAGGCGCACCCGCGACATCCTGATGTGGATGCTCTCCACCAAGATGATGCCGGCGGTGGGCGCGCTGGTGCCGATCTACGTGATCGCGCAGACCGCCGGGCTGCTCGACACGCGCACCGCGCTCACCATCGTCTTCACGCTGTCGAACCTGCCGATCATGGTGTGGATGCTCTACACGAGCTACAAGGACATCCCGCCCGAGATCCTCGAGGCCGCGCGCATGGACGGCGCCAACCTGTGGACCGAGTTCCGCCACGTGGTGCTGCCGCTGTCGATCGGCGGCCTCGCCTCCACCGGCCTGCTGTGCCTGATCCTGAGCTGGAACGAAGCCTTCTGGGCGCTCAATCTCAGCTCCGCGAAGGCCGGAACGCTGGCCACCATGATGGCGTCGTATTCAAGCCCCGAGGGCTTGTTCTGGGCCAAGCTCTCCGCCGCTTCGGTCATGGCGATCGCGCCGATCGTCGTGTTCGGCTGGTTCAGCCAGAAGCAACTGGTCCAAGGCCTCACCTTCGGCGCAGTGAAGTAA
- a CDS encoding ABC transporter substrate-binding protein, with product MKRFLKAGLALAIAGTGLAHAATELVIATVNNGHMIEMQKLTKFFEQANPDIKLKWVTLEEGTLRQRVTTDIATKGGQFDVMTIGMYETPIWAKKGWLIPIATDAAYDVDDLLPAMRTGLSADGKLYAAPFYGESSMLMYRKDLADKVGFTMPEQPTWTQVKELAGKIHDPKNGVYGICLRGKPGWGDNMALLTTMVNTNGGQWFDTSWKPQIDSKPWHDAISFYVDLMKAYGPPGASANSFNENLALFNEGKCGMWVDATIAASFVSDPKQSRVADKVAFAQAPVAVTPKGANWLWAWALAIPAGSQKVDAAQTFIKWATSKDYIKLVAKEEGWGSVPTGTRKSTYATPEFVKAARFAEAEKKAIDTANPNDSTLPKSPYVGVQYAAIPEFQAIGVAVGQQMSAALSGKVTVDQALKTSQTNAEREMKKAGYYK from the coding sequence ATGAAGCGATTTCTGAAGGCGGGCCTGGCGCTCGCGATTGCGGGCACGGGCTTGGCGCATGCCGCGACCGAACTGGTCATCGCGACCGTGAACAACGGTCACATGATCGAGATGCAGAAGCTCACCAAATTCTTCGAGCAGGCCAACCCCGACATCAAGCTCAAGTGGGTCACGCTGGAGGAAGGCACGCTGCGCCAGCGCGTGACGACCGACATCGCCACCAAGGGCGGCCAGTTCGACGTGATGACCATCGGCATGTACGAAACGCCGATCTGGGCCAAGAAGGGCTGGCTGATCCCGATCGCAACCGACGCCGCCTATGACGTCGACGACCTGCTGCCGGCGATGCGCACCGGCCTGTCCGCCGATGGCAAGCTCTACGCCGCGCCGTTCTACGGCGAAAGCTCGATGCTCATGTACCGCAAGGACCTCGCGGACAAGGTCGGCTTCACGATGCCGGAGCAGCCGACCTGGACGCAGGTGAAGGAGCTCGCCGGCAAGATCCACGATCCGAAGAACGGCGTCTACGGCATCTGCCTGCGCGGCAAGCCGGGCTGGGGCGACAACATGGCGCTCCTGACCACCATGGTCAATACCAATGGCGGCCAGTGGTTCGACACCAGCTGGAAGCCGCAGATCGACTCCAAGCCCTGGCATGACGCGATCAGCTTCTACGTCGACCTCATGAAGGCCTACGGCCCGCCCGGCGCATCGGCCAACAGCTTCAACGAGAACCTCGCGCTCTTCAACGAGGGCAAGTGCGGCATGTGGGTGGACGCGACCATCGCGGCCTCGTTCGTGAGCGATCCGAAGCAGTCGAGGGTGGCTGACAAGGTCGCGTTCGCGCAGGCCCCGGTCGCGGTGACACCGAAGGGCGCGAACTGGCTCTGGGCCTGGGCGCTCGCGATTCCCGCCGGATCGCAGAAGGTCGATGCGGCGCAGACCTTCATCAAGTGGGCGACCTCCAAGGACTACATCAAGCTGGTCGCGAAGGAAGAAGGCTGGGGCTCGGTGCCGACCGGCACGCGCAAGTCGACCTACGCCACGCCCGAGTTCGTCAAGGCGGCACGCTTCGCCGAGGCCGAGAAGAAGGCGATCGACACCGCGAACCCGAACGACAGCACGCTGCCCAAGTCGCCGTACGTCGGCGTGCAGTACGCGGCCATTCCGGAATTCCAGGCCATCGGGGTCGCGGTCGGCCAGCAGATGAGCGCGGCGCTCTCGGGCAAGGTCACCGTCGACCAGGCCTTGAAGACCTCGCAGACCAATGCCGAACGCGAGATGAAGAAGGCCGGGTACTACAAGTAA
- a CDS encoding type II toxin-antitoxin system VapC family toxin: protein MIVLDTNVVSEAMKPEPAPAVRDWLDEQVAETLYLSSVTVAELLFGIGALPDGRRKQKLVMTLDGLLGLFDGRILPFDTEAARHYADLAVAARNAGKGFPTPDGYIAAIATAHSFAVATRDASTFQAAGVPIIDPWTAGH, encoded by the coding sequence ATGATCGTTCTGGATACGAATGTCGTCTCCGAGGCGATGAAGCCGGAGCCGGCCCCCGCCGTGCGCGACTGGTTGGATGAGCAGGTCGCCGAAACCCTCTATCTTTCCAGCGTCACCGTCGCGGAACTGCTGTTCGGTATCGGCGCGTTGCCGGACGGACGGCGCAAGCAGAAGCTCGTCATGACGCTCGACGGGCTTCTCGGCCTGTTCGACGGCAGGATCCTCCCTTTCGATACGGAGGCCGCCCGTCACTATGCCGACCTTGCCGTCGCGGCCCGAAATGCGGGCAAGGGCTTTCCCACGCCGGACGGCTACATCGCCGCCATCGCCACCGCCCACAGCTTCGCGGTCGCCACGCGCGACGCCAGCACCTTTCAGGCGGCGGGCGTCCCGATCATCGACCCTTGGACGGCCGGACACTGA
- the dalD gene encoding D-arabinitol 4-dehydrogenase, with translation MAHPAPSESVVLHLGLGSFHRAHQAVYLQALIDAGDTRWSLAGANLRPDMADVEAALVRQGGAYILETVSPAGAYRYQRIESIREVLPYDPTLAAVIARGADPRTRVISFTVTEAGYYLDPADRLDFAAADLAADLDRARRGEAGTTIYGAVCAILRARRSADAGAVTLLNCDNLRHNGERFRKGLLAFIEKAGDKQLLEWVCTQTTCPNAMVDRITPRPPPELRQRVLQATGRDDAAPVTGESFIQWVIEDDFANGRPDWGRVGVQLVESVAPYEEAKIRILNASHSCIAWAGTLAGFQYIHEGTRDAEIRRMAFDYVTDDVIPCLHSPERPSPVDLPAYRDVVLERFGNPAIRDTNQRVAMDGFSKIPGFIAPTVRERLARGERIDSVAMLPALFLAFLQRWHRGGLPYVYQDQGMDEAAAHAICDAPDPVAALAASRTLWSDTAGDARLVEALRKADARVRDFIQGRTP, from the coding sequence ATGGCCCACCCTGCTCCCTCCGAATCCGTGGTGCTGCACCTCGGACTCGGCTCCTTTCATCGAGCACACCAGGCCGTGTACCTGCAGGCGCTCATCGATGCGGGCGACACGCGCTGGTCGCTCGCGGGCGCGAACCTGCGGCCCGACATGGCCGATGTCGAAGCCGCGCTCGTCAGGCAAGGCGGCGCCTACATCCTGGAGACCGTCTCGCCTGCCGGCGCGTACCGCTACCAGCGCATCGAATCGATCCGCGAAGTGCTGCCCTACGATCCGACGCTTGCCGCGGTGATCGCGCGCGGCGCCGATCCGCGCACGCGCGTGATCTCGTTCACCGTGACCGAGGCCGGCTACTACCTCGATCCGGCGGACCGGCTTGACTTCGCCGCCGCCGACCTTGCGGCCGATCTCGATCGCGCGCGGCGCGGCGAAGCCGGCACCACGATCTACGGTGCGGTCTGCGCGATCCTGCGCGCGCGCCGTTCGGCCGATGCCGGTGCGGTGACGCTGCTGAACTGCGACAACCTGCGTCACAACGGCGAACGCTTCCGCAAGGGCCTGCTCGCCTTCATCGAGAAGGCGGGCGACAAGCAGCTGCTCGAATGGGTGTGCACGCAGACGACCTGTCCCAACGCGATGGTCGACCGCATCACGCCGCGGCCGCCGCCCGAGCTGCGGCAGCGCGTGCTGCAAGCCACCGGCCGGGACGACGCCGCGCCGGTGACAGGCGAGAGCTTCATCCAGTGGGTGATCGAGGACGACTTCGCGAACGGACGGCCGGACTGGGGCCGTGTCGGCGTTCAGCTGGTCGAGTCGGTCGCGCCCTACGAGGAAGCGAAGATCCGCATCCTCAACGCCAGCCACAGTTGCATCGCCTGGGCCGGCACGCTCGCGGGCTTCCAGTACATCCACGAAGGCACGCGCGACGCGGAGATCCGCCGCATGGCCTTCGACTACGTGACGGACGACGTGATCCCCTGCCTGCATTCGCCGGAGCGCCCGAGCCCCGTCGACCTGCCGGCGTACCGCGACGTGGTGCTCGAACGCTTCGGCAACCCCGCGATCCGCGACACCAACCAGCGGGTGGCGATGGACGGTTTCTCGAAGATCCCGGGCTTCATCGCGCCGACGGTGCGCGAGCGGCTCGCGCGCGGCGAGCGCATCGACAGCGTCGCGATGCTGCCGGCGCTGTTCCTCGCCTTCCTGCAACGCTGGCACCGGGGTGGGCTGCCGTACGTCTACCAGGACCAGGGCATGGACGAGGCGGCGGCACACGCGATCTGCGATGCGCCCGACCCGGTCGCGGCGCTGGCCGCCAGCCGCACCCTGTGGAGCGATACGGCCGGCGATGCGCGGCTGGTCGAAGCGCTGCGCAAGGCCGACGCGCGGGTGCGGGACTTCATCCAGGGGCGCACGCCATGA
- the xylB gene encoding xylulokinase: MYLGIDLGTSELKALLLADDHRIVALARAPLTVSRPQPLWSQQLPSQWWEALEAAMAALRRGNADALSAVRAIGLSGQMHGAVALDATGQVLRPAILWNDGRSAAQCDELAALVPRLADITGNLAMPGFTAPKLLWMRKHEPELFARTASVLLPKDWLRFMLSGTRASDMSDASGTLWLDVAARDWSDEILAACGLGRRHMPELVEGSAAAGRLKSELAARWGLAADIPIAGGGGDNAASAVGMGLVSAGQGFVSLGTSGVIFVCGDRFAPDPARAVHAFCHALPGRWHQMSVMLSASSAVTWAARSFGLGNEAALLAAAATVGADGRRRAPFFLPYLSGERSPHNDANAEGVLFGLTHAHGPAEIAYAVAEGVGFGLRDGLDTLQKPAGDLLLVGGGARSAWWAQLLADILQVPLAVCEGSEAGGALGAARLAWLADGGSEAAVCRQPSVRQRFEPDLAHAGMTATRHARFQGLYAALRSSFSAGKPLTT, encoded by the coding sequence ATGTACCTCGGGATCGATCTGGGCACCTCGGAGCTGAAGGCGCTGCTGCTGGCCGACGACCACCGCATCGTCGCGCTGGCACGTGCGCCGCTGACCGTGAGCCGGCCGCAGCCGCTGTGGTCGCAGCAGCTGCCCTCGCAGTGGTGGGAAGCGCTGGAGGCCGCGATGGCGGCATTGCGCCGAGGCAATGCGGATGCGCTGTCGGCAGTACGCGCGATCGGGCTTTCCGGCCAGATGCACGGCGCGGTTGCGCTCGATGCAACCGGACAGGTGCTGCGTCCCGCGATCCTCTGGAACGACGGCCGCAGCGCCGCGCAATGCGATGAGCTCGCGGCGCTCGTGCCGCGTCTCGCCGACATCACGGGCAACCTCGCGATGCCGGGCTTCACCGCGCCGAAGCTGCTTTGGATGCGCAAGCACGAGCCCGAACTTTTCGCGCGAACGGCCTCGGTGCTGCTGCCCAAGGACTGGCTGCGCTTCATGCTCAGCGGTACGCGCGCGAGCGACATGTCCGATGCCTCGGGCACGCTGTGGCTCGACGTGGCGGCGCGCGACTGGTCGGACGAGATCCTCGCCGCGTGCGGGCTCGGCCGCAGACACATGCCGGAACTCGTCGAAGGCAGTGCGGCCGCGGGCAGGCTCAAGTCCGAACTCGCGGCGCGTTGGGGCCTCGCCGCCGACATCCCGATCGCCGGGGGCGGCGGCGACAACGCGGCCAGCGCGGTCGGCATGGGCCTCGTGTCGGCCGGACAGGGCTTCGTGTCGCTCGGCACCTCGGGCGTGATCTTCGTGTGCGGCGACCGCTTCGCGCCCGATCCGGCGCGCGCGGTGCATGCGTTCTGCCATGCGCTGCCGGGCCGGTGGCACCAGATGTCGGTGATGCTCTCGGCATCGAGCGCGGTGACCTGGGCCGCGCGCAGCTTCGGGCTGGGCAACGAAGCCGCGCTGCTCGCGGCGGCGGCGACTGTCGGCGCGGACGGTCGGCGGCGGGCGCCCTTCTTTCTTCCATACCTGTCCGGCGAACGCTCGCCGCACAACGACGCGAATGCGGAGGGCGTGCTGTTCGGCCTCACACATGCGCATGGGCCGGCGGAGATCGCCTATGCGGTCGCCGAAGGCGTGGGCTTCGGGCTTCGCGACGGGCTGGACACGCTCCAGAAGCCCGCCGGCGACCTGCTGCTCGTGGGCGGCGGCGCGCGCAGCGCCTGGTGGGCGCAACTGCTCGCCGACATCCTCCAGGTGCCGCTCGCGGTGTGCGAAGGCAGCGAAGCCGGCGGTGCGCTGGGTGCGGCGCGGCTTGCCTGGCTGGCGGATGGGGGATCGGAAGCGGCGGTCTGCCGGCAGCCGTCGGTGCGGCAGCGTTTCGAACCGGACCTCGCGCATGCGGGCATGACCGCAACGCGCCATGCCCGCTTCCAGGGGCTCTACGCGGCCTTGCGATCGAGCTTCTCAGCGGGGAAGCCTCTGACCACTTGA
- a CDS encoding ABC transporter ATP-binding protein, giving the protein MAYLQLDNIQKSFGDTHVIKGVNLEIDKGEFIVFVGPSGCGKSTLLRLIAGLESITSGKLSLDGKDITHTPSGKRDLAMVFQSYALYPHMSVYDNMSFALKLAKVSKDIIKSKVEYAAKTLNLTQYLQRTPKELSGGQRQRVAIGRAIVRAPKVFLFDEPLSNLDAALRGNTRVEIHKLHRALGATSIYVTHDQVEAMTLADRVVVLRDGLIEQVGTPMELYDRPANQFVAQFIGMPSMNMVQAKAIPSFSALSGGRLPSDGFLGVRPEQLHVHRNGHAGAATARVDLIEALGADTLIYVNVEGVPLIARQNERTELQPGDAVSVELDPSVLHFFNRDGRAVAA; this is encoded by the coding sequence ATGGCCTACCTCCAACTCGACAACATCCAGAAGAGCTTCGGCGACACGCACGTCATCAAGGGCGTGAACCTGGAGATCGACAAGGGCGAATTCATCGTCTTCGTCGGCCCCTCGGGCTGCGGCAAGTCGACGCTGCTGCGGCTGATCGCAGGGCTCGAATCGATCACCAGCGGCAAGCTCTCGCTCGATGGCAAGGACATCACGCACACGCCCTCGGGCAAGCGCGATCTCGCGATGGTGTTCCAGAGCTATGCGCTCTATCCGCACATGAGCGTGTACGACAACATGTCCTTCGCGCTCAAGCTCGCGAAGGTGTCGAAGGACATCATCAAGAGCAAGGTCGAATACGCGGCGAAGACGCTCAACCTCACGCAGTACCTCCAGCGCACGCCGAAGGAGCTCTCGGGCGGCCAGCGCCAGCGGGTCGCGATCGGCCGCGCGATCGTGCGGGCGCCGAAGGTGTTCCTGTTCGACGAACCGCTCTCCAACCTCGATGCGGCGCTGCGCGGCAACACGCGCGTGGAGATCCACAAGCTGCACCGCGCGCTCGGCGCGACCAGCATCTACGTCACCCACGACCAGGTCGAGGCGATGACGCTGGCCGACCGCGTGGTGGTGCTGCGCGACGGGCTGATCGAGCAGGTCGGCACGCCGATGGAGCTCTACGACCGGCCCGCGAACCAGTTCGTCGCGCAGTTCATCGGCATGCCGTCGATGAACATGGTGCAGGCGAAGGCGATCCCGAGCTTCTCCGCGCTCTCCGGCGGGCGGCTGCCCTCGGACGGATTCCTCGGCGTTCGCCCCGAGCAACTGCACGTCCATCGCAACGGCCACGCCGGCGCTGCAACGGCGCGCGTGGACCTGATCGAAGCGCTGGGCGCCGACACGCTGATCTATGTCAACGTCGAGGGTGTGCCGCTCATCGCGCGGCAGAACGAGCGCACCGAACTCCAGCCCGGCGATGCGGTCAGCGTCGAGCTCGATCCCTCGGTGCTTCACTTCTTCAATCGCGACGGTCGCGCCGTCGCCGCCTGA
- a CDS encoding FitA-like ribbon-helix-helix domain-containing protein: MPAVTIRNLSEEAHRALKVRAAHHGRSTEAEMRDILETAVRPASRLRLGSALSALSRDAGLTNADFEALEQSRDRTPATPMSFE, from the coding sequence ATGCCCGCCGTTACCATCCGCAACCTGTCGGAAGAAGCGCACCGCGCCCTCAAGGTGCGCGCGGCGCATCATGGTCGCAGCACCGAGGCCGAAATGCGCGACATTCTGGAAACGGCGGTTCGTCCCGCCAGTCGCCTCCGTCTCGGCTCCGCCCTGTCGGCGTTGAGCCGCGACGCCGGGTTGACCAATGCCGATTTCGAGGCGCTGGAACAGAGCCGCGACCGGACGCCCGCCACGCCCATGAGCTTCGAATGA
- a CDS encoding AraC family transcriptional regulator: MTAARQRHLPRHREPELEREITRSPSLGYEAPEESGLVRCLAHGFPSPLVRWHFHEEYELHLITETSGRAFVGDWIGPFQPGHLVLCGPRLPHNWLSLDAPEGGVAERDRVIQFLHEPIESAASGIPELREVLQLLERSRHGIEFFGIADRALEHWEAVKATHGLQRLARFLEYLAELVKCTDYRLLSNVQMQGVEGDAEVDQINVIVNRITSNLAEPIVMSDIATQLGMSESRFSRFFKRSTGNSFTDFVNRVRINSACHLLMQTDHYVTDICYQVGFNNVANFNRRFLEIKGMTPTEFRRQSDSRFGVP, from the coding sequence ATGACAGCGGCGCGCCAACGTCATCTTCCCCGCCATCGCGAGCCCGAGCTGGAGCGCGAGATCACGCGCTCGCCTTCGCTCGGCTACGAAGCGCCGGAGGAATCCGGCCTCGTGCGGTGCCTCGCGCACGGCTTTCCAAGCCCGCTCGTGCGCTGGCACTTCCATGAGGAGTATGAACTGCACCTCATCACCGAGACCTCGGGCCGCGCCTTCGTCGGCGACTGGATCGGCCCCTTCCAGCCCGGCCACCTGGTGCTGTGCGGGCCGCGCCTGCCGCACAACTGGCTCTCGCTCGATGCGCCCGAAGGCGGCGTGGCCGAGCGCGATCGCGTGATCCAGTTCCTGCACGAGCCGATCGAGAGCGCGGCCTCGGGCATCCCCGAGCTGCGCGAGGTGCTGCAACTGCTGGAACGCTCGCGCCACGGCATCGAGTTCTTCGGCATCGCGGACCGCGCGCTCGAGCACTGGGAAGCGGTCAAGGCCACGCATGGGCTGCAGCGCCTCGCGCGCTTCCTCGAATATCTGGCCGAGCTGGTGAAGTGCACCGACTACCGCTTGCTCTCGAACGTGCAGATGCAGGGTGTCGAGGGCGATGCCGAGGTCGACCAGATCAACGTGATCGTCAACCGCATCACCTCGAATCTCGCGGAGCCGATCGTGATGTCCGACATCGCCACCCAGCTGGGCATGAGCGAAAGCCGCTTCAGCCGCTTCTTCAAGCGCTCCACCGGCAACAGCTTCACCGACTTCGTGAACCGTGTGCGCATCAACAGCGCCTGCCACCTGCTGATGCAGACCGACCATTACGTGACCGACATCTGCTACCAGGTCGGCTTCAACAACGTCGCCAACTTCAACCGGCGCTTCCTCGAAATCAAGGGCATGACGCCGACCGAGTTCAGACGGCAAAGCGACAGCCGCTTCGGCGTCCCATGA
- a CDS encoding carbohydrate ABC transporter permease, with amino-acid sequence MAPAVVALVLWMLAPLLMSIYFSFVNYNLMQPGERTFNGLANFEYFITDPDFWPAVWNTLVLIGSVIVITVVLGVALALLVNEPFPGRGIVRVLLISPFFVMPTVNALLWKHMMMNPIYGILADVWRSFGAEPVDWLTDLPLFSVIVMVAWQWLPFAVLIFITSLQSLDREQMEAARMDGATAVQRFGYLTLPHLARPMAVVIMIEMIFLLSVFAEIAITTAGGPGNESTNLTYMIFKQSLMNFDVGVASAGALFAVVLANIVAAFLIRIIGKNLD; translated from the coding sequence ATGGCGCCGGCCGTCGTGGCCCTCGTCCTCTGGATGCTGGCGCCGCTGTTGATGTCGATCTATTTTTCGTTCGTCAACTACAACCTCATGCAGCCCGGCGAGCGCACCTTCAACGGGCTCGCCAACTTCGAGTACTTCATCACCGACCCGGACTTCTGGCCCGCGGTGTGGAACACGCTGGTGCTGATCGGCAGCGTGATCGTGATCACGGTGGTGCTCGGCGTGGCGCTCGCGCTGCTGGTGAACGAGCCCTTCCCGGGGCGCGGCATCGTGCGGGTGCTGCTGATCTCGCCCTTCTTCGTGATGCCCACGGTGAACGCGCTGCTGTGGAAGCACATGATGATGAATCCGATCTACGGCATCCTGGCCGACGTCTGGCGCAGCTTCGGCGCCGAGCCGGTTGACTGGCTCACCGACCTGCCGTTGTTCTCGGTCATCGTGATGGTGGCGTGGCAGTGGCTGCCGTTCGCCGTCCTGATCTTCATCACCTCGCTGCAATCGCTCGACCGCGAGCAGATGGAAGCCGCGCGCATGGACGGCGCGACCGCGGTCCAGCGCTTCGGCTATCTCACGCTGCCCCACCTCGCGCGGCCGATGGCGGTGGTGATCATGATCGAGATGATTTTCCTGCTCTCCGTGTTCGCCGAGATCGCGATCACGACTGCCGGCGGCCCCGGCAACGAGAGCACGAACCTCACGTACATGATCTTCAAGCAGTCGCTGATGAACTTCGACGTCGGCGTGGCCTCCGCGGGCGCGCTGTTCGCGGTGGTGCTGGCCAACATCGTGGCCGCCTTCCTGATCCGCATCATCGGCAAGAACCTCGACTGA